The DNA sequence CTGACGAATTCCGAAAGCCTGAAGTATTTTACATTTGTTTATGACGGAGAGATTGCCGCAGAATATGCTATCTTAAACCGTTCCTCCAGTCGCACGCTGGCCTGATGGACGGCATCCTCCAGAAGCTTTTCCGAATTGATCTTCAGCTGTGCGGAGGATAAAAAGTAACATACAGTTCCTGTAATAATAATGAACAGAGAAACAAGCGGTAACAGAACCACCATTAGTTTATTTCTCACGCTCAGCTTATAAAAAATATTTTTCACGGCTTTCCCTCTTTTATTCTCTGTTACAGATTAAAATATTCCGGATATTTCTCAAGCATCTGCCGAAAATGCTTTCGGTAGGTAGCCAGGTGGCCTTCATAAAACTTCGGAAAATCAAAGTCAACGATTTCTCCTGACAGCAGGCTGCTATATATCGTCTTATGCTCTTCCACAAAAATCTGGATATTTGCCTTTGTATCAATCGCATCGAGATAACGGACCCTGTCATAGTGGGAACAGACACTCCTTACTGCCCGCCAGACTCTTGCCTTTTTC is a window from the Anaerotignum faecicola genome containing:
- a CDS encoding GntR family transcriptional regulator, which gives rise to KKARVWRAVRSVCSHYDRVRYLDAIDTKANIQIFVEEHKTIYSSLLSGEIVDFDFPKFYEGHLATYRKHFRQMLEKYPEYFNL